TCTCGATTTTGAGCTATAAATTAACGTCGGGCAAGGAGGAGACGTCATGAAGGCGCTGAAATGGGCGTTCCTGCTGCTGATAACCGCCGTCTCGCTGCTGCCGTTTTACGTCATGCTGACGATGTCGACGTATTACAACGAAGATATTTTCAAAGGACTGCCGCTTTGGCCGAGCGACTACTTGGCGGAAAATCTCAAAACGGTATTCGCCACCAACTTTTTCCGGGTGTATGCGAACAGTCTGATCGTCTCGGTATGCGCCGTTGCGCTTTCGGTGCTGATCAGTGCGCTGGCCGGCTATGCGGTCGCCAAATACCGGTTCCGGCTGAAGCGGGCGATGAATTATTTCATCATTATCACCTTGATGGTGCCTTCCCAGGTCGGTCTGATCGGCTACATCATTCAAATGAAGCACATGGGGCTCGGCAATACGCTGTTTCCGATCATTCTGATCTGGACCGCATTTCCGTTCGGGGCTTTTTTCATGACGCAGTTTATCAAAGATTCCGTGCCGAGCGAAATTATCGAATGCGCGCGCATCGACGGCTGCTCGGAGCCGGGCATTTTATTCCGCATCGTTTTTCCGCTTATCGTACCGGGGCTCGCAACTTTGGCCACGCTCGTGTTTCTGTGGTCGTGGAACAACTACCTGCTGCCGCTCGTTACGA
The window above is part of the Paenibacillus hamazuiensis genome. Proteins encoded here:
- a CDS encoding carbohydrate ABC transporter permease; protein product: MKALKWAFLLLITAVSLLPFYVMLTMSTYYNEDIFKGLPLWPSDYLAENLKTVFATNFFRVYANSLIVSVCAVALSVLISALAGYAVAKYRFRLKRAMNYFIIITLMVPSQVGLIGYIIQMKHMGLGNTLFPIILIWTAFPFGAFFMTQFIKDSVPSEIIECARIDGCSEPGILFRIVFPLIVPGLATLATLVFLWSWNNYLLPLVTINNAKWYTIPVFVSNLGIVHRTDYAARMAALAMATVPVLIVFLLGSKTFIKGITAGAVKG